The bacterium genome includes the window CCGACGTGGAAGTGTCCGACGATCTGAGTTACGCAAAGGTTTTTTTCACGGTTCTCGGCGAACAGGACGAGCGGCAAATCTCGCAAATCACCCGCGCGCTGAACGCACACAGGGGAACCGTTCGGCACGAAATCGCACAGCGGATGGTCATGCGGCAACACCCCGAGTTTCGCTTCTTCTACGATCCGACTCCCCTGCGCGCGGCCCGCATCGAGGAACTGCTGCGGCAAGCCCGCCGGGAAACGCCGAACAAAGACGAAGACGCGCTGTGAGATTACCGATGACGTTTCCTGAAACCGACATCCGCTGCTTTCGTGAGTCCCTGGGGAACGGTGCCCGCGTGTTGATCTCCACGCACATCCATCCCGACGCCGACGCCATCGGCTCGGTGCTCGCCGCCGCGGAGATGGTGACCGGACTTGGCGGCGCCCCCGCGATTCTGCTGGACGACGACGTGCCGATTCGCTGTCGCATTCTGCCGGGAGCCGACAACATTATCTCCTATCCGACGGGGAAGCCGACCGAGCGGTTTCGCGTCGGACTGATCGTGGATTCGGGCAACCTGTCGAGGATCGGCGACGTCCGGGATGCGCTGGAGAAGGATGCCGTCCTGTTCAACGTGGATCATCATCTGTCGAACGATTCGTTCGGCCGTGTGAATTTCGTGGACCTCCAAAGTGCGTCCACGACCGAGCTGCTCTTTTCGCTCTGCCGGGAACTCGAGCTCCCGATTACGCCTTCACTGGCCGACAATATGTTCGCGGGTTTACTGTCCGATACCGGACGTTTCCGTTATGCCAACGTGACGCCGGCCAGCCTTCACGTGGCCGGGGAACTTGTGGCCGCCGGCGCCCGCGTAACCGATATCACGAATGCCTTGTATTTCGACCTATCCGTCCAGGACGTGCGCTCCATGAGCGAAATCTATTCCACTCTGGAGATCTTCGGTGACGGTCGCATCAGCATGATGTTCGTTCGGCTGGAGTATCTCGTCGAGGATCCGGACTGCGTCGTGGATCTTGCCTTATCCATTCGCGGAGTTCAGACGGCCGCTCTCTTGAGTGAAACTCGCGGAGACAAGATTCGCGTGGCGCTGCGTTCGCGCGACGGCGTGAACGTGGCGCGTCTGGCCGAGCGTTTCGGCGGAGGCGGGCACGCCAAGGCCGCCGGATTCCGAATGTGTGGAACACTCGAATCGGTTCGCGAGCGACTCCTGCCCGAGTTGCTGCGCGCGGTGGGCGTGGGTGAGACGACGGCGGCGCTTACAGAAGCGTGACCGAGAGCGACCTGATTCTCTCGGTGAATAAACCGATCGGCTGGACCTCCTTCGACGTGGTGAACAAACTGCGACGGGCGCTGCGATGGAAAGCGGTTGGACATGCCGGAACGCTCGATCCGCCCGCCGATGGAGTGTTGATCGTTTTATGCGGGAATGCGACCCGTCGCTCTGCGGAGTTCATGGAGCTCAGGAAAGAGTACCGCGCTCGAATTCGTTTCGGGCTTGCGACCAACACCGATGATCTGACCGGGGAAATCATTTCGCACAGCGGCACGGAAGGTTGGAGCCGCGATGCGATCCGGCATGCCATGAGGGAATTCGTCGGAGAAATCGCTCAGGTTCCTCCGCAGGTTTCCGCCGTGAAGGTGGGCGGAAAGCGATCCTACGCCGCCGCGCGAGCCGGCCGTTCCCTTGAGCTCAAGCCGCGAACAGTCGTCGTCTACTCGTTCGATCTTCTGACGGCGGCGGAACCCGAGATCGAAGTGAACCTGATTTGTGCGCGCGGCACCTACGTCCGCGCCATCGCCCGCGATCTGGGAGCGCGGTTGGGCTGGGGCGGCACGCTGTCGCGACTGACGCGGACCGCGGTCGGACCCTATCACGTAGAACACGCGCTGACGCTGGATTCAGTATTGAAACGTTCCCGAGAGTTCGCACCGGACTGAACGATGGAAGTCTTCCGCGGATCATGGTCGAATTTTACGGATGTGCAGGACTCCGTAATCACCGTCGGTTTCTTCGATGGTGTACATCTCGGACATCGGGCGATTCTGGAACGGGTGGTCGAGGCGGCTGGGGCGCAGAACCTGCGAAGCGTTCTCCTCACCTTCGATCCGCATCCGCAGGCCGTGCTCCGCGACTGAATGGCTCCCCTCGGACTCATTACCACCATCGAAGAGAAGCTCGAATTGGTGGCGGCGATGGGCGTGGATCAAGCGCTGGTGATTCATTTCGATCACGGACTGTCGCAGATGACGGCCGCCGACTTCGTTCAAATCGTTCTTAAGGGCCGGGTCGGCATGCGGCGCATCGTGGTCGGATTCAATCACGGATTCGGTCGGCATCGCACCGGAGATCGCGAAACGCTGATCGCCATGTCCAAGAATCTCAACTTCACGGTGGACGTGGTGAATCCGACGCATGTCGGCGACGCCATCGTTTCCTCCACGCGGATTCGACGGCTGCTGGCCGATGGAAAAGTTACCGACGTCGCGGAAACATTGGGACGTTATCATTCCGTGAAAGGGGTCGTCGTGCGCGGATTCGGACGCGGAAAACGTCTGCACTGGCCCACCGCGAATCTCGGCCTCATCGCGCCCGGTAAGCTCTGTCCGCTGGACGGCACCTATGCCGGTTTGGCGAACCTGCAAGGCGAGACGCATCCGGCCGCCATTTCCATGGGCTTCAATCCGACCTTCACCGAAGCCAAACATTCCGTGGAGGCTCACCTCATTGGATTTGACCGCGACATCTACGATGAGGAAATGGAAATCGAGTTCGTAGAGCGAATCCGCGGCGAGAAAAAGTTCTCGGGCGAGGCCGAACTCAGCGCCCAGATCGCCAATGACGTTCAAGCCGCATCGCAGATCCTGAAAATGCGCGGACTGGTTCGCCAGATTCCGTAGTCAGGGAGCGAAGGCGGCACTGTTCCGAAAATCGCAAACAAGAATCAATCAATAGAGAGTTGAATGGGACGATGAGCATCACCGTAGACGAGCGCAAGGCGGTTGTCGAGAAATTCGCGAGAGCCCAAACCGACACCGGAAGCCCGGAAGTGCAAGTGGCTCTCCTGACGCAGCGAATCAATCACCTCACCGGACATCTGAAGGTACACACGAAGGACAAGCACTCACGCCGCGGTTTGCTTCTTTTGGTCGGGCAGAGGCGTCGTCTGCTCACCTATCTGGCTCGACGCGACATTGAACGTTACCGCCGCCTGATCGAGGCTCTCGAACTGCGACGCTAACGACGAAACGGAGATTTTAATGGTTTACAAGAAAGCGCTCGAACTCGGCGGATTTACGCTCGGGTTGGAGACGGGACGAATTGCGAAACAGGCCGACGGCGCGTGCTGGCTGACCTACGGTGACACGGTGATTATGGCCACGGTGGTGGCCAATCTCGACGCGGAAACCGACCTCGATTTTCTTCCGCTCAGTGTGGACTTCCGCGAGAAGCTCTACGCCGTTGGGAGAATTCCGGGCGGATTCTTCAAGCGCGAAGGCCGGCCGTCGGAAAAGGAAATCCTGTCGGCGCGTCTGACGGATCGGCCGATCCGGCCGCTCTTCCCCGAGAGCTTCCATCAGGAAGTTCAGGTGATGATCAGCGTGTTGTCATCGGATGGCGAACATGATCCCGACGTGCTCGGAACGATCGCCGCTTCGGCCGCGATCAGTCTGTCGGAAATTCCTTTCCACGGGCCTGTCGGTTCAGTGCGCATCGGCTTGATTGACGGCGAGTACGTTGTCAATCCGACCCATAAACAACTGGAAGAGTCGCTGCTCGATCTGGTGATCGCCGGCACGGATGAGTCCATCATCATGGTGGAAGGCGAAGCCCGCGAGGTTTCCGATGACGTTTTCCTCGAAGGAATCGCGCGAGCGCACGCCGCGATCAAGAAAATCGTAGCCGTGCA containing:
- the rbfA gene encoding 30S ribosome-binding factor RbfA; its protein translation is MRIQNSPKGRRPLRVAAEILREISGIVRDHVNLPDDVLISISDVEVSDDLSYAKVFFTVLGEQDERQISQITRALNAHRGTVRHEIAQRMVMRQHPEFRFFYDPTPLRAARIEELLRQARRETPNKDEDAL
- a CDS encoding DHH family phosphoesterase; its protein translation is MTFPETDIRCFRESLGNGARVLISTHIHPDADAIGSVLAAAEMVTGLGGAPAILLDDDVPIRCRILPGADNIISYPTGKPTERFRVGLIVDSGNLSRIGDVRDALEKDAVLFNVDHHLSNDSFGRVNFVDLQSASTTELLFSLCRELELPITPSLADNMFAGLLSDTGRFRYANVTPASLHVAGELVAAGARVTDITNALYFDLSVQDVRSMSEIYSTLEIFGDGRISMMFVRLEYLVEDPDCVVDLALSIRGVQTAALLSETRGDKIRVALRSRDGVNVARLAERFGGGGHAKAAGFRMCGTLESVRERLLPELLRAVGVGETTAALTEA
- the truB gene encoding tRNA pseudouridine(55) synthase TruB, with protein sequence MTESDLILSVNKPIGWTSFDVVNKLRRALRWKAVGHAGTLDPPADGVLIVLCGNATRRSAEFMELRKEYRARIRFGLATNTDDLTGEIISHSGTEGWSRDAIRHAMREFVGEIAQVPPQVSAVKVGGKRSYAAARAGRSLELKPRTVVVYSFDLLTAAEPEIEVNLICARGTYVRAIARDLGARLGWGGTLSRLTRTAVGPYHVEHALTLDSVLKRSREFAPD
- a CDS encoding bifunctional riboflavin kinase/FMN adenylyltransferase; amino-acid sequence: MAPLGLITTIEEKLELVAAMGVDQALVIHFDHGLSQMTAADFVQIVLKGRVGMRRIVVGFNHGFGRHRTGDRETLIAMSKNLNFTVDVVNPTHVGDAIVSSTRIRRLLADGKVTDVAETLGRYHSVKGVVVRGFGRGKRLHWPTANLGLIAPGKLCPLDGTYAGLANLQGETHPAAISMGFNPTFTEAKHSVEAHLIGFDRDIYDEEMEIEFVERIRGEKKFSGEAELSAQIANDVQAASQILKMRGLVRQIP
- the rpsO gene encoding 30S ribosomal protein S15 codes for the protein MSITVDERKAVVEKFARAQTDTGSPEVQVALLTQRINHLTGHLKVHTKDKHSRRGLLLLVGQRRRLLTYLARRDIERYRRLIEALELRR